Proteins co-encoded in one Coregonus clupeaformis isolate EN_2021a chromosome 17, ASM2061545v1, whole genome shotgun sequence genomic window:
- the LOC121585612 gene encoding replication protein A 32 kDa subunit, producing MGSGFRCNQYPGGFTTSQSGQKTTKRSVLQMMPCTVSQLLSATVAREVFSVGDIEVNQVSVVGIVRRTVPSVSNVLYSVDDMTGPPLDVKLWVETADPGVDSTFVSPGTYVKVSGSLRIIQGQRSLVAFNLCCLEDLNEITSHMLEVVQAHMQHNRNLCGGGNAGDRCIKLRAECLSEPGVEPDQELLRLKAQGHQSRGATHLAGVPQHDCHQPVLGIYNQ from the exons ATGGGAAGTGGATTCAGGTGCAATCAGTACCCTGGTGGATTCACCACCTCACAGTCAGGACAGAAGACAACCAAG AGGTCAGTCCTCCAGATGATGCCGTGCACTGTGTCCCAACTGCTGTCTGCCACGGTTGCCAGGGAAGTCTTCAGCGTTGGTGACATCGAGGTCAAccag GTATCTGTGGTGGGTATCGTCAGGAGAACGGTTCCCTCTGTAAGCAATGTCTTGTACTCCGTGGACGACATGACTGGACCACCATTGGACGTGAAGCTCTGGGTGGAGACTGCG GATCCTGGTGTGGACAGTACTTTTGTTTCCCCAGGGACTTATGTCAAAGTCTCTGGAAGTCTGCGCATCATTCAG GGCCAAAGATCATTGGTGGCTTTCAACCTCTGTTGCCTTGAGGACCTGAATGAGATCACCTCTCACATGCTGGAGGTAGTGCAGGCCCACATGCAGCACAACAGGAACCTGTGTGGTGGTGGAAATGCTGGAGACAGATGCATCAAACTACGGGCTGAGTGCCTGTCAGAGCCAG GTGTTGAACCTGATCAGGAGTTGCTCAGACTCAAAGCCCAGGGGCATCAGTCTAGAGGAGCTACACATTTAGCTGGGGTACCTCAGCATGACTGCCATCAG CCAGTCCTTGGAATTTATAATCAGTGA